A section of the Oryzias latipes chromosome 8, ASM223467v1 genome encodes:
- the LOC101172166 gene encoding pyrroline-5-carboxylate reductase 1, mitochondrial, translating into MSVGFIGAGQLAHALVRGFSAAGVIAIHRITASSPDTDLPTVHQLRKLGINFTTSNKETVNKSDVLFLAVKPHIIPFVLDEIGPDIEDRHLIVSCAAGVTISSIEKKLQQYQTSPKVMRCMTNTPVVVREGATVYATGTHADVEDGKLLEQLMASVGYCTEVEEDLIDAVTGLSGSGPAYAFTAVDALADGGVKMGLPRRLAVRLGAQALLGAARMLLDSDQHPGQLKDNVCSPGGATIHALHVMESGGFRSLLINAVEASCVRTRELQYLADQEKISATAIKKTTLDKVLQQPGVTADAVGVRSGGISIFNSSKPRTKKK; encoded by the exons ATGAGTGTGGGCTTCATAGGAGCGGGACAGCTAGCCCACGCTTTGGTGCGAGGATTCTCTGCTGCAG GAGTAATTGCAATTCACAGAATCACAGCCAGTTCTCCAGACACTGACCTCCCCACAGTTCATCAGCTGCGG AAACTGGGCATTAATTTCACCACCAGCAACAAGGAGACAGTAAACAAAAGTGATGTCCTGTTCTTGGCTGTGAAACCTCACATCATCCCTTTTGTACTGGATGAAATTGGGCCCGACATTGAGGATCGACACCTGATTGTGTCATGTGCTGCAGGCGTCACTATCAGCTCTATAGAAAAG AAGCTGCAGCAGTATCAAACCTCTCCAAAAGTGATGCGTTGCATGACCAACACTCCGGTGGTGGTACGGGAAGGAGCCACTGTGTATGCCACAGGCACACACGCAGACGTGGAGGATGGAAAACTTCTAGAACAGCTGATGGCCAGCGTTGGCTACTGCACAGAAGTGGAGGAGGACCTGATTGATGCCGTCACCGGCCTGAGTGGCAGTGGCCCTGCTTAT GCATTCACGGCAGTCGATGCTCTGGCTGACGGCGGAGTGAAAATGGGCCTGCCAAGGAGACTGGCTGTACGGCTTGGAGCACAAGCCCTGCTG GGTGCAGCTCGAATGTTGCTAGATTCGGATCAACACCCTGGGCAGCTCAAGGACAATGTGTGTTCACCAGGGGGCGCCACCATTCACGCTCTTCATGTCATGGAGAGTGGAGGCTTCAGAAGTCTCCTTATAAATGCTGTGGAGGCTTCTTGTGTAAGAACTAG ggaACTTCAGTATTTGGCTGACCAAGAGAAGATCTCTGCAACTGCTATTAAGAAGACAACGTTAGACAAAGTGCTTCAGCAGCCTGGAGTGACAGCAGATGCTGTGggagtcagatcaggggggATCAGTATCTTCAACAGCAGTAAGCCTAGAACCAAAAAGAAGTGA
- the LOC101173788 gene encoding transcription factor MafG isoform X1 produces the protein MTTTNKGNKALKHLQVKREPGENGTSLTDDELVTMSVRELNQHLRGLSKEEILQLKQRRRTLKNRGYAASCRVKRVTQKEELEKQKALLQQEVDKLATENASMKVELDALRSKYEALQSFARTVARNPVTSARGPMASVIGPLIPGKVAATSVITIVKSKTEARS, from the exons ATGACGACCACGAACAAGGGAAACAAGGCCTTAAag CATCTACAGGTGAAGAGGGAGCCAGGGGAAAATGGCACCAGCCTAACGGATGATGAGCTGGTAACCATGTCAGTGCGGGAACTGAACCAGCATCTACGGGGGCTTTCAAAAGAAGAAATCCTGCAGTTGAAGCAGCGGCGGCGCACCCTTAAGAACAGAGGCTACGCTGCCAGCTGCCGGGTGAAGCGGGTCACTCAGAAAGAGGAGTTGGAAAAGCAAAAGGCGCTGCTGCAGCAAGAAGTGGACAAATTGGCCACCGAGAATGCCAGCATGAAGGTGGAGCTCGATGCTCTGCGCTCAAAGTACGAGGCCCTGCAAAGCTTCGCCAGAACTGTGGCCCGAAACCCCGTCACCTCAGCGAGAGGACCCATGGCCTCCGTTATAGGGCCGCTCATCCCTGGTAAAGTAGCTGCCACCAGCGTCATAACCATCGTCAAATCCAAAACAGAAGCTAGGTCGTAG
- the LOC101173788 gene encoding transcription factor MafG isoform X2, whose amino-acid sequence MTTTNKGNKALKVKREPGENGTSLTDDELVTMSVRELNQHLRGLSKEEILQLKQRRRTLKNRGYAASCRVKRVTQKEELEKQKALLQQEVDKLATENASMKVELDALRSKYEALQSFARTVARNPVTSARGPMASVIGPLIPGKVAATSVITIVKSKTEARS is encoded by the exons ATGACGACCACGAACAAGGGAAACAAGGCCTTAAag GTGAAGAGGGAGCCAGGGGAAAATGGCACCAGCCTAACGGATGATGAGCTGGTAACCATGTCAGTGCGGGAACTGAACCAGCATCTACGGGGGCTTTCAAAAGAAGAAATCCTGCAGTTGAAGCAGCGGCGGCGCACCCTTAAGAACAGAGGCTACGCTGCCAGCTGCCGGGTGAAGCGGGTCACTCAGAAAGAGGAGTTGGAAAAGCAAAAGGCGCTGCTGCAGCAAGAAGTGGACAAATTGGCCACCGAGAATGCCAGCATGAAGGTGGAGCTCGATGCTCTGCGCTCAAAGTACGAGGCCCTGCAAAGCTTCGCCAGAACTGTGGCCCGAAACCCCGTCACCTCAGCGAGAGGACCCATGGCCTCCGTTATAGGGCCGCTCATCCCTGGTAAAGTAGCTGCCACCAGCGTCATAACCATCGTCAAATCCAAAACAGAAGCTAGGTCGTAG